Genomic window (Arthrobacter sp. StoSoilA2):
TCACAAAGCGTCGGAGCTAGACGCTAGGGTGGTACTCAAGAGAAGGGGAGTGCTTCGATGTCAGATCAGAACTTGCAGATCGACCCTGCGCCTGAGGGCGAGGTCCTCGGTACCGGACGCACCATCATCTCCGAGGCGGCAGTGGCAAAAGTAGCCGGCATCGCTGCACGCGCGGTTCCAGGTGTCTACTCCCTGGGCTCAGGTCCATCCCGCGCGCTTGGCGCAATCCGTGACGCTGTTGGCAGTTCGGACCATGCCGCGGGTGTTCGCGCCGAAGTCGGCGAGACCCAGGTGGCGGTGGACATCAACCTTGTGGCTGTCTATGGGCACCCCTTGCACAGCGTCGCCAACCAGGTCCGCGCTGCTGTTTACCGGGCTGTTGAGGAGCTCGTCGGGCTGCAGGTCATCGAGGTCAACATCGAGATCAACGATGTCTATGTGGCCCCGCCACCCAAGCCCAAAACCGTCGTGGTCGAAAGGGAGGCTCTGCAATGAGCATGACCGTTGTGGGAATCGCGATCGGCGCCTTCGTGGCGTTCATGTCCTTCCAATTCGGGCTGTGGGGCTTCCTTATCTCCCTGCTCTTCATGGGCATAGGCGCCCTCCTGGGCCGTGCAGCTGAAGGCAAGCTTGATCTTCGCAGCGTCCTGGACGCCATTACGGGCCGGCGCTCTTCGTCATGAGCGTGGCTGGGGCTGTGGAACCTACCACCAGCCTGGCCGGACATAACCGGATCAGTACCCAGGCTTTGACATCGCTGGCACAGGCCGCTGCCGCCGAGGCTCTCGGCGTGGAACCCAGCGACATCCGCGCAGATTGGTCGGACGACGACGGCCTGCTGGCTTTGTCCATCGTGGCACCTATCAGCATCCCCGCGTTGAGTGAAGTACTGCGCAATCCGGAGCGTGTCCAGGGCTTCGGCGGCTCCATCTGGGACCGTGCTGTGGCCGCAAAGGCAACCGTGTTGGAGCGTGTGACCCGGCTCAGTGGTTTCCGCATAAGCAGAGTGGATATCAGGATTAGTGGAGCCCACGTTTCAGAGGGAGGCCGCGTCCGGTGACACAGGACCAGCAAACAATCATTGAACCTTCTGACGCTGGCTCCGGAGCCAGCCCCATCGCCGGCGAGGACCCGGCAATGAGCCGTGTCCTGCGCAGGGAAACGCACTCGTCCCGGGCAGGAGCAGCCACCA
Coding sequences:
- a CDS encoding Asp23/Gls24 family envelope stress response protein, with product MSDQNLQIDPAPEGEVLGTGRTIISEAAVAKVAGIAARAVPGVYSLGSGPSRALGAIRDAVGSSDHAAGVRAEVGETQVAVDINLVAVYGHPLHSVANQVRAAVYRAVEELVGLQVIEVNIEINDVYVAPPPKPKTVVVEREALQ